ATAACTTGAAAAAACAGCTGAAGGCTTTTCTTGCTTTTACAGCAGGTAACTTCAAGTTTATTGGACTAATTTAttcattgttaaatttattttttgacattgaacgtaaatttaaaatgaaaatttaaacgattttttatgcagttaaatgttttaattgaaatttacgctttattttttattcaagaaattGTTTCTCTaaataattgagaaatttttttattaagagaataaaacaaattagtatatttgatttaattatttttttttttattattatttatttattatttcgacAATTTTGAGTAATACGGTTTTTATTTGGGAAATGAAATTAAGAAAAGGGGGCCTatttattgctttaaaaaataagacTTAAAATAGCACTGTGCTTATTCTTAAtcatttctttgaaattttcaacaaattatgTAATGTATACTATTttgatttagataattttagaTTTACATCACCCAAATGTCTAGGGCCAGACGTAGTATTCGACAAACATTTCAGAACGATTGGAAATTTGTGAGACTGTTGTCAAGATCGTGTTTAACAAGTTTTTctataacaaaaatgtttatagcCAGAAACGTCTCTCATAAGAagcttagaaaaataataattttcaagatgTCGGGCCACAAACACTTTGCCTTTGTTGAGATTCAGACAATATGATTCGtccatttattttcaatttatcttgcaacacatttaaaaatattccagcCCCCCTGAAAGAGAAGTTCCTACTCCCTAgctatgcaatttttttatattttaaaaagttgtttgactcaactTTGGTAATGGTCTCTCAAATTTTACAGCCGTtttgaaatgactgtcaaatattGTGCTTGCTCCTAGacctaaatttggatcattgaaaaatatttgattgttttatttttattattgttttctcattatttttatttaattttctttttttattgtttgtgttTTCAATAACGATGTAACTGATTAGAATTGCTTACAAAAAAAGTTgctattttgtattaaaagaaaaacgaaaaacttttatgtttaataaaaattatatattgacaccgaaattaattttacaagtaaattttttcctaagttctcctcgaaaattaaaaatatttagaattctCACCTTATTATCTTATAATTATTTCCCTTAAATGATTTAATATCAAGTAATTCTAATGGTCAGCATAGTCGCGATTACCTGAGTTCAGTCTTCGGCATCAGACCTTCCCTcatgatattaatatttaagtatcATGTAACACTTTAAAAGCAagtcaaacaagtgaaaataaacaattgactgagttaattgtggaatactctatatagacagtgttcaatcaaaaattttgctaggaatttttgtttgtttttggaaTTTACATACCTTGaacaaatttgtttacaaaaaaaaatttttcttgaaaattgatCTCTGACCCTCATAGTATTGTTCGAtgggtttagtatgaaattagaatcattAGACTAAATATTTGAAGCTacacctacaaattttcaactctatcttttatagcttttgagaaaatagaaaatagtttttccctATTTTGGAGACGAGAAAAGGAAAATACATTaacggaaaaatatttcaaacaaaaaattttcatttttagaacagtttatttaaatttttgttctatctgttattttccaaaaaatagatCCTGCGAGCCTATTATCTAATTGGGCTCTATTACTCATTTGCGAACTCAAAGCCACTTTTTAGTTCCTGAAcacgtaaaaatttcaacttaataactctttttgtttttgaattaccATGCTCcgggacaaacggaaatggactaaataagatgaatttatgaacatctaaatcaaaatttttttgtagcatcaatatttctaagcgttacaaacttgagactgaacttaaaattttatgatatatttcataatcctatatatataaaaagggGGTGCGGCAGAGACCTTCGGATCTTAAAGCTTGTTCCATTCGCTTGCTTTCCTCtcgacaaaaataaaatattgtttgaatttGATCGATTAAGTCGCTCAGAAGTTACACACTCACATAGGATTACATATAAAGAGTATCACACTAATTGaatcaataacatttaataatttaaaaaaaaaccatatatcCATCAGAAATCTCTatttctatctctatatattataaatgcgaaagtaagcatatttgtttgttacgctttcacgcttaaactagcgaatggtttttaatgaaactatacagcaatatcgctcatacttcagaataacacatgagatataatttataaagatatattaatttaaaaaaaaaattaatttaatttgactttgagatttctgtaaaattagtcatttgacattaccataaattatagatttctataaaaatagtcaatataaaatatttcacggccatcttttctgatatactcaatgaataataacgactattatacatttaaaaaaaatagaaaaccataaatatattttacctgtgtaaaacaatccttaccattatttcgagtgttatagaaaggggataagcaagagcaatctttatcaatctttacttttaaacccaacaaagcgggtgggtaacaCTCTAGtttgtatataaaacaaatggcgtgtgtattaaatattgtgaattAATTCTGACAAATACACCACAAAACACAGTAGCCTTTAATGTGTTTGTGACTATTTCACGTCAAAATAACAAACCTTGTTTTTATGAGATGACTTgtattttgaagaatttttcttctatttttgttACGTTTTGTTACTGCTGAATTTACAATGCTTAAATTTGAAGAGAAAGTATGTACGTTGTTTTCTGCACTTCAAGGCTAGGTTGCGAAACGTATgttgttgaattattaattttgaatatttattttatttgcaaaatattacagtaattattttaacacaatTTCAACTAACATTTAAGATTTAACGAAAGAGGATCAATGTCCTCCTTTTAAATCTGCCTCACTAGGTGGACCATACTGTTTTTCCCACCAGGTTAAGTATTCCTTTTTACGTTGTTCTCGGCGAGCAAAATAATCAGGATACTGAGCCTTTTCCATTGGATGCCAATAATCCAATACCCAATCGGGGGGAATGACTTGACGTTTGTATGCAACACCTCCTGGTGATTCAGGAACTGAAAACCCgttacataattaaataaaaagattaatcaaatgatataatatttacatacattGTCGGGGTTgataatgaatatatttaaaaagctcAGCTTCGCCCTCTTTAAGAAGTTGTGTAGCTTTTACCAAATccttttcacttttatttttatcgaatcgGTCTCGTAGAAGTACAGCTTGAAAGCGGTATCCTTCTCTGCAATAAGAAAGTATTATTAGACATTGCTTCCAAAATATTATCCTTGGGTCAAATTATGTAATATACACAAACCTGCGATCATACCAGCATTCTAAATTACGTAAAGCTCGTTTGTACAAAGTACAAACTTGACGTGCATGACTTGGTGTTGAAACAGCCAttcttctatattttaaaagaaaatagacTTATTTTTCATTCAGTTTTTGATTTCTCCTCATCAATCTGAAATATTCGACTAACTTATCAGCTGTTTTCTTTAGAAATAAAATCCCCTAgacaaattcgaaaattcattttgtagccaaaaactttgaatttaattagttttaataaatgtaaatacttaaaattaaattactttaatattttaaaaccaagTTTAAATTTGTTACGATTTTATTTCCATCAATTAGCATATTTTTAGGGACATATatcgtaaattatattttaagtttttgaaatgatgatacaaaattttgacatttaatacTTATCCAAACATTGAATTCCACGTATGCCCTCAATTTAAAAGGATTTATCCCATCTAAATGTATTTAAGGTATCGAAAAAGTACTAATTATATTCGTAATATTGCGAAACAACTTGtttgctattattttaatttataaaaatattgttttcccATTTAAGGTAAAgcataatttaagtttttacaaCAATGGCAGATTTAACCGATTGGTTTAAATCGTTACCCTTTTTTACGAAATGGTGGTTAACGTTAACGCTTGGATTTTCTTTATTGGGacgttttcatattttacatcCATATTATCTAGTCTTATTATatgaaccaataaaaaaatttcaagtaagtacattttcattcaataaaGAATAACGAAGAGGAACtccaaaaatatgaataaatacgCTAAGTTTTTTTACCTCGTTGTAGATATGGCGTTTAGCAACaggattattttattatccCATCACACCACAAACtggatttcattttttgataaactgcTATTTCCTATATCAATATTCACTGAGATTAGAAACAGGAGTTTATGCAGGAAAACCAGCTGACTATTTCTTCATGCTTTTATTTAATTGGGCATGTTGTGTGGTTTTGGGACTTCTTGGAGAATTTAttgtaagtatataaaaaagtagATCAAATAGTTGAGAAAGTTCTTAAGTGAGCTTTAAATTTTGGAACAATTCCATTAAATAGTTTCTCGGAAAATAGTTATAGTATAATGAATGTGTTGGGATGATTTCTTCATTGTGCCAAATCTAAGAATCAATCATCCGAAGTTATCACTTCAAAAATtgctaattttttctaaaattggaaTGTAGGTGTATAAAAAGAGGACAATTTTTGATTTGCAAAAATCTCAAAAGAGTTCTGCTATTGCAAACTGCCACGGAAATCCATTCCTTTAAGGATTATGCGGACCGGTGCTAATTCGATTTCATTAAAGGCATTACCAACCCGCGGATCACAGGGTGAAACCACGCgagaaaaaattctcaatcCGTGACTCAAACTATATATCCACAGATATCCGTGTCTGAAAtgattgataactgggagtttcaacctcgccaactggcgataataatttgCACTAATAACAAAAGGAGTGGAcccgttttcaatttttccaatttagactaccagataccatttttaaaggccaataaaaatattcaaatcagataaattccgataactggcgataataattcgtactaactAAAACAGGAAGTGAAcccgttttcagtagttccaatttagacttaACAATTGTTACTTATCATTTATCGATAGGCacggatattttataaattccgGTATCAAAAACGGAAAATATATCGTTAACATAATCATCGCTTTCTTTTTGATCCAGCGCCTCGTGGAATTAACCCTTTCAAAAATTGGTTTCTGACGATCAATATTTCTTAGCCTTACAAACTTTATACTAAACTTAACGTATGCTTGCGTTCAATAAAAACGCAACACtatatatatcagatatattttctaattgaaaaatatacattttttaatgtgtgtagtgtcaccatatttgatatatagaTAGTTATATTCAAAGTAAAAACTGGCTTCcgagataaaaacaaattgaaatagactaatatgtatcatttacaaataatattttcagtatATAATGGACCCAATGGTTTTATCGGTATTGTATGTTTGGTGCCAACTCAATAAAGAAGTACTCGTGAATTTCTGGTTTGGAACACGATTCAAAGCAATGTATTTACCATGGATCTTATTCTTGTTCAACTTAATTGTCTCTGGAGGGTAAGTTAgcgattgaaaatattattttcaataaactttataagataatttatttCAGAGGTGTTATGGAATTGATGGGAATTATAATTGGACACTTATACTTCTTCTTAATGTTCCAATATCCACAAGAGTTAGGCGGTCCAAGTTTGCTATCAACtccaaatattttgtaagtaaTATGATTTAGCAGCACccataatgaaaaaattacgaaGAAGTTAATTTAAAGTATCTTTGACGACCCTATATGATCTGCGGTGAGGCAACTACCTCAGAAATGAGGTAGCGCCATGGGTATCCAATCTACCAACTTCTcactataaaaaatagttaatttaaatttattaaaaaatataggcaaaattattatataaatgagaACTTTTAAGTAACTCATATTGttcagaatattttattaaaaaaattaactcttttgtaattttttggttACCGATTCCGGTGCAGCTATTTGTTTTctctaaattataatattaatagataattttttgttatagaaaACGCTATTTCCCAGAAACAAGAGGTGTTCACGGTTTTGGATTACCACCACAAAGTAGGGCACAGCCAACTAGAGAACCAGCCGCTGGAGGAATATTTAGAGGGCACAACTGGGGTAGAGGGAACGTGTTAGGAGGAAATTAATaaggtgtttttattattaagtttttctaTGTACattatagatatttaatttaattattcttttttgtttatgaaagaataaaataatgttctgaccaaaataatataaattgtaattataaatttttaagacagcgaaataaatgtgaaataaacaaaaattaatttgttcttttaatCCAAGCATTATTTCAACAGGGTGAGTTAATGAAACACAGTTTTTAGGTTTCTAATTAATTCGTTTTCCACTatgtttttaaatcttttgCTACGTTTTAATGAAAAGTATAATGCTACGaggataaagaaaaattttaaaaaagaataaatcaaacaatttctgttggaaacattttttcgaaatcatCAGATTTCacagtaatatataaaaattggtcGTCCCTCACTTGTCAGTTAGGATTCACCCACCCAAGAGTCCCAAGACAAATTCACAACAAGCTGCCTCACTTTGAAATTAAGAACTGTTAAGTAAGGAAAGTTGTTCTGGCACAAAAACTGGAATaacaaaattgtatgaaaatgtGTATATGAATTCTCAAAGAGACGTTTGCCCACCGTATGAATAATGATCCGTAAAAATAATCCtctaatggttttttttaaatttaataatcaaaacaaTTTAGCTTTGTAGATGaagtcttaaataaaaatataaaatgaagtaACTAAGCCGATATAAACAGATCAAAATAATCACGGTAAAACGAGAGATTTGTCAAAAATTGTGGCCGTCCGCCGTAGTGAGTTGATATAAAAAACGTGGTAAAATCGGTGTAACGGGCTACCACGATAATAATACACAATGTTAAAGGTGTCACAATCGTGAACTCAGTATCTAAGTGCCCTGtaccttaaatttatttttaaatagtgatCTATTTGTGTGTCTAGTTCGTTTTGTTACACCCAGTATAttactaagaaaattttatattaaggaCAAATTTGATTAcgattttagaatttaaaaattaatttaagttaaattatttaattaatttaataatttaaaaataatttaaagtgttggttaaaagtaaataaacaaataaaatcgattaatttttaattgtgttagttaaattttaaaatgaccgCGTAGTGATTATTCTTAAACGGAATAAGTATCGTAGAATAATTTACTTGTAGTGTTTACTGTTTTTAATCTTCCTTTTTCATTCACCATTTACGAAGGTAATGTTTCATTcctctttgaaaatttatttcattttatccaTATATTTCTAAACAATCTGTTATCattttgtttagaatatttgttaataattacatattttgttatgtagtaattagttttatttatattttaggtgtaatataaatatttattcacaaTGTCGGATGTTGAGGTGTAAGTAaccttattttgtatttattttaaaacgtgtTTATCATGATGATTTTTAAGGCAGGCTCCCTCTTCTGAGAGaacccaaatttttaaaaaaatttgctgagAAATTGCcttctgattaaatttttataatgtcgaatattgtaatttgattttgtaaga
This genomic interval from Chrysoperla carnea chromosome 1, inChrCarn1.1, whole genome shotgun sequence contains the following:
- the LOC123290900 gene encoding NADH dehydrogenase [ubiquinone] 1 beta subcomplex subunit 9 — its product is MAVSTPSHARQVCTLYKRALRNLECWYDRREGYRFQAVLLRDRFDKNKSEKDLVKATQLLKEGEAELFKYIHYQPRQFPESPGGVAYKRQVIPPDWVLDYWHPMEKAQYPDYFARREQRKKEYLTWWEKQYGPPSEADLKGGH
- the LOC123290897 gene encoding derlin-1; the protein is MADLTDWFKSLPFFTKWWLTLTLGFSLLGRFHILHPYYLVLLYEPIKKFQIWRLATGLFYYPITPQTGFHFLINCYFLYQYSLRLETGVYAGKPADYFFMLLFNWACCVVLGLLGEFIYIMDPMVLSVLYVWCQLNKEVLVNFWFGTRFKAMYLPWILFLFNLIVSGGGVMELMGIIIGHLYFFLMFQYPQELGGPSLLSTPNILKRYFPETRGVHGFGLPPQSRAQPTREPAAGGIFRGHNWGRGNVLGGN